CCAATACAGAATGTAGAAAAGATGTTATTACCATCTCAATAAGCAAAGATGGGAACTGCCAGCCTGGTGGCCATGAGGCAGAAATAGCTTCCGGCCCCACTTTTATGGGTAGCTTAGAAGCAGGAGGAGTAGCTCAAGCAAAcatcaaaaatggaaaacatttgttGATGTCTATTTCAAAGGAAGAGGAGCTCTGCTTCAGTGAGGCAGGACAGAGACCCGAAAGCATCAGCCAGCTGGAAGCCAAGTGTTTATCTTCCCCTTCCTTGAATCCAGGAAATGAAAGTGGGTTTGTAGATATGTGCAGTCTTAGTGTCTGTGACTCCAAAAGAAACCTGTCATCAGATCAGCAATTAATTGATTTATTGGAAAACAAAAGCTTAGAAAGTAAATTGATTTTGAGTCAGAACCACAGtgatgaagaggaagaggaagaaaacgaGGAGGAAAACTTAGCCATGGCAGTAGGCATGGAGGAAAGGCCAGAGGTATTGCATCTCACAGAGCCCACTATTGACATCTTAAGGGAAAAGAACCAAGGCTTCCATGCAGATGAAACCAAGAAAGGAAGCTTAGAGGTCGCAAACCAGACTCCTGGACTACAGAGGGTTTTCCCGCCTCCAGCAGCCTGTCAATGCCACTGCAAACACATGGAGAGGTGGATGCATGGCCTTGAGAATGATGAATTTGAAATCGAGAAACCCAAGGCTTATATCCCAGATCTGTTCAAAAGCAAAACCAATACTATCGCCATGGAGGGTGAAGCCACTGCTGTTCCATCAGAGCCGTTTAAAGTGAAGCATGAGCTTTTAAAAGAACCTTGGAAAGAAAGTGCAGAGGGGCAAAAAGTTTTCCCCACATATCCTCTCGAAGGAAGTGAACTCAAATCAGAAGACATGGATTTTGAGAATAAAGATGAGTATGATAGAGATGGAAACTGCCATAGTCAAGGTACAGTATGTAGGATCTTGTCGTATTTTGGATAAACTAGTTCACTCATGACGGGGGGTTGGGTTTTGGGGGAGAGAGTGCTTCATATTTTTACAGCTTCTGAAACAGACCTGCCTGCCCTCACCAAAGGTCATAGGCCTTGGACTGAAAATTCAAATAGCTTAGTAACTGTGGTCATGTTGTAGAAAATTGAAGATCATAGACAATCATAGCACTTTGGCTGCCTCACCCATATAATTTGGGCAGGGGCTTGTGTGTTTTCATTCAATAGATGGTATGTATGGTGTTATGGGGAAATAGTTTGTTCTTCCCCTAGATAAGGTGCTTCAAACTAGCTAAAGTGGAACAGCCTTGGGATGTTAGGAACTTGCAGTTTAATATGGGGGCAGTTAATTTTTCAGGAActgaacaaaaatacaaataaatttgatCCTTGTTAAGGTGGGCAAAAAAGCCATTTATTCATGTCGTTGTCAAAACTGTGTGACTTAAGGTCAGTGCATTTGGTTTAGATTCCTTTCAGtaactcaaaagaaataaaaagtttacagcaataaagaaaatagatttgatCCTTTTAAATAGGGAGATCTTAGATAAGGGTTCTAGCTAGAAGGAATTTCAAAATGTTAAGAATCTAGGTGACCCTGAGATTCTATGGGCTTTGCAAGAATAGACATACAGTGATTAGGGATCGTGgggaacaacagcaacaaatgaTTGTTagctgtagttttaatttttttcagatccAAGAAGGCCTATTAGGGTgaacaaaaaaccagaaacaactcCCTTCATGCCTGGTCCACTGTGATGCTGAGGGATGTAGACAGACACATCATCCCTTTCTGGGGCACTGATTTTATgttaaagagggaaagaaaggagctAAGCTAAGTCCCTCAAGttatctagcttttttttttttttttttttttttgagacagagtcttgctctgtcacctaggctggagtgcagtggcacgatctcagctcactacaacctctgactcctgggttcaacatcccaagctgggattacaggtgtgtgccaccacgtccgactaatttttgtatttttaatacagatagggtttcaccatgttgtccaggctggttttgaacttctggcttcaagcaatccacttgcctcagcctcccaaagtgctgcgattatagacgtgaaccactgcacccagcctcaagttatctagctttttctttttaaactcctTGGTTTTATTCAGAACTCTTGGGAAGAGTTCTGAACCCAAATTAAAATTTACACACTAGCTGAGATAAAAACCGAGATGCCAAATTGAAAGTAGCTTGATAGAATTGTAACCTCCGCCAAGCCAGAAGGAACCAGTCTGCAACTATGCCTGATCCTCCTCACGGCAGGCCACGAAGCTTTGCTGCCATGTGTTGAATTATAAAACCCACGTTGCTTTTTGAACCCTGTTGTGGGTAAAAATCAAATTATCGGTCCTTGGAAACCCAGGCAGTCAAGTGAGTACAAGGTACGGTTTAGAGAAGAAATTATGTTCCTGAACTAGTATCCTTTGATGGCAGCGTCAGCCTTGCTAAGTCAGAGTAGAGGAAGCAGTGACCTTACTAAGCTTTGGTGAGCATCATGTGCACATGTGGGTGGGAGTCCCTTTCACCGATGGTTTTAAAAGTGCTTCTGCAGACCTTGGAAGGGATCCTCCACACATACGAGGTGTGGGACAGGTAAGGCAGAGAGAGTTAGCCCTGCTTTCGAGACTAGAAATCTACAGTCCTGAAGGAGCAGTAATTAACTGGTACACCTGTCAGGGCCCGGGTCTCCTGGCTTTTTCCAGGTTTTCCCTCTCACgtgatttcactttttaaaaaaaaacttaaattcaactcctctgcttaaaaccttTCAGTGGTGGTCCCCCATTGAAtctagaataaaatccaaattctctATCCTGGCCTACAGGACTCAGCATGTTCTAGATGATTTCCACCCCTCTAGCCTCATCTTTGTACTTTTCACCTGGCCTTCACTTAGTTCCTAGCATGTCCACAATACCCTTCCCCATTGCCGCCTCATCTTCATGGGACTTCCCTCCTCCGAGAGACTCTCTAACAACCTACTTGAGTAGGTTCTTCCCTGTTGTTCCCTATCATGACACTTGGTTTCTTTCCCTTTATAGCACTTACCACAGCTTGTAATTTTAATTGCTCTTTTATTGTCGCTGCTTTCCTGGCTGTCTTCCCTCATAGGGCCGTAAGAACCTTGAGGGCCTGGGCCATATCTGTCTGACTATCCTGAGTCCACCAGGCCTAGCAAGGCCCTGATTTTCATGGTCAGGTCGCTGCAATTCCCTAGGAGACTTGTTGCacattcaaaaatgaaatatccacatttCAAAGCATGGATGCTCCTTGTCATTGAACCAAGAAAGAGGTCAACAACTTTTCCGGCCTTAAGTGCTTTGCCATTGTCTGTTCATTTCCTGTAAGTGGATCTTTGAAGATCTATTCACGTTGATGATAAACTTTCACCATTACTGAAGCTTGAAAGAATAAGTTGCATGTCCATTTCTTTCCGTGAGTGAAGTAATTGAAATGTTCTGATTTTCTTGGCATCTTTTACATGAATCAGGTCTGTCTGACATTTGTTGTAAGCTTCATGACTTTCATCCTTTCTCATATTAATCACCCTCTTGCTGTTCCATTTCATAGACTGTCCCTTCAAAGATCTCAAAGTATTAGAATATTCAGCTTTCCCTTGACCACTACACTGAGTGAGAAGCCTCTTTGTGATTAGTCATCCCCTTTCACTCTTGGATACACAAGaaaaatttcctttctcttgtcttttcttGTGTTGGGATGTGGATGCAAATGCTCACTAGAGGACTTGCCTTGGGAGCCCCAGAGCAGGATTTGCTTTTCTGGCTTAACTGATACGGTTCTCCTAGAAATAGAAGATAACATAATtaatattccatttaaaataaattagcacAGAATaagctaatttaaaaagaaaaaggaaaagatcagGATATCCTAATCTCTCAGATCACTATTATCTCACTACTACAATTAAGtgcctgagtaattttttaaCCTCTTCCCAGATTATCCAGGGAAGTACTCTGAGGAGGAGAGCAAGAGCTCAACATCGGGCATCGCAGGAGACATTGGGGATGAGCTACAGGAGGCTCGAGCTCCCACTATTGCTCAGCTGCTACAGGAGAAAACTCTCTATTCCTTCTCTGATTGGCCAAAGGTACCCCAGAGCTTGCATTTCCCACCCCGCCCCAAAACCATTCTCAGCTTTGAATTGTTTTTAAACCTTTTAGAAATAGTTCTGAACAACAAACTCAGAAATGTTTAATACCTTTAAAAGGTATTAGTTATGTAGCATTTGAACattaaagatacatgcacttaACTAATTCAACTGTAAGATGAAAGTGTCAGATTGTcctcatatttatatatatatatactatatatttatatatatatatatactataaatagtGCCATGGCTTTCATTTGTATTGTCTAaactatgatttttattttaaggctTATAAAGTGAGTATGTTTGAGTGTGCTCTTTTCTTATCGACTCCTTCTGGTGAAAAGCTTGATCTTGATCTCAAAGGATTTTGTGAGTTTAGGTAACTCGATCCTTATTCATCAGAGCTTTATCCTTTTTTCTAGGACCGCGTGATAATTAACCGCCTAGATAATATCTGCCATGTGGTGTTAAAGGGGAAGTGGCCCTCCAGCCAGCAGTATGAGCCCTCAGGCACACTGCCCGCCCCGGTGTTAACCAGCGGTGCTAGTTCTCGAACCAGCCTCTCAGAGCCGGAAGCAGCAGAACACAGCTTCAGCAGCGGCGCAGCATTGGCGGCCCAGATTCAGAAGGTGAGCCGGCAAGAATGGAGTGACCACAAAACAGAGAATGGTGGGCATGTTCCACGTCTCAGTtgagttcattcattcagcaagtgtTTACTTAGTGGATAGGGGTTTGTTTTGCCAAGCCATTAGTGTTGATTGGGGAATTTAGACTTTATCCTGTATGTAGTGGAGAGCTAGTAAAAGTATTGGAGCAGGAGAAGGTATGATGAAAGCAGGGGTTTGCAGCTCACCTAGAGTGGTATACAGCTTGACTAGGAGGGCCAAGCAGGAAACTGGTAAAGAGAGGTTCTAGACCCCAGTTGATTCAGAGTGGATACAAAGACGAGGGGAACTGACGAAGATGACTCCATGACTAACAAATATATAAGGAAAGGGAAGCATGAATGGAACAGTGTGGTTGACCCTTAGAGAACTGAGCTAACAGTGGAAGTTGATAGAAATTAGGGAAATCAAGGCAGGAGTGAGCATTTTGGTGGGGGTGACGAGTTTTGAGATACATTATTAACATGCTGGTTCTCATGCTCAACTGCACATTGCAATCAGCTGGGGACCTTGACAAGCTAATGATTCTGATTTAATCAGTCCAGAGTGTGTCCTGGGTACTGGGTTGTTTTAAActtcccagatgattctgatgcatggCTGAAGTTGAGCATTCCTGAGTTATCATCTTGCAACACCAAATGTAGTTCATGGACTAGCAACTTTAGCAGCACCTGGAAACCTGTTAAAAAAGCAGACTCTCAGGCTCTACCTCAGACCCACTGAagtagaatctgcattttaacaagctgtTCGGATTTGAGGAGGCCCGAGTTAGAAGAACTCCTAAAAAGATGATTGGAAATAATATGAGGCCTAGGGAAATCAGGCCTGGAGAAAGAGCTGGCGTTCAGCCACTTGTGTGGCATTCAGACCTCTCTTACTGTTTGTGTGTTCACAGGAGAGCTTCTTAGCTCCAGTATTCACAAAGGATGAACAAAAGCACAGGCGTCCCTATGAGTTTGAGGTGGAGAGGGATGCAAAGGCTCGGGGCCTGGAGCAGTTCTCTGCCACCCACGGGCACACCCCTATCATCCTCAATGGCTGGCATGGGGAGTCAGCTATGGACCTCTCCTGCTCATCAGAGGGGTCCCCAGGAGCCACATCCCCTTTCCCAGTGAGCACCAGCACCCCTAAGATTGGGGCTATCAGTTCACTTCAGGGAGCCCTTGGCATGGACTTGTCTGGGATTCTGCAAGCTGGCCTGATCCATCCTGTGACCGGACAGATTGTCAATGGAAACCTCAGAAGAGATGATGCGGCCACGAGGAGGCGGAGAGGGAGGCGGAAACATGTTGAAGGAGGGATGGACCTCATCTTTTTGAAGGAGCAAACACTTCAGGCGGGAATCTTGGTGGGTATTGAGGTCATTAGATGAAAAACATTCATGTTTCTACACTGAGAAACAAATCCTTCTTCCTCAGACACAAAATAATTTGTGGATCTTTTATCTCTATTTCAGTTGTCCCgctttattttctctcattataAGATGCCCTCCATCCTTTGTAGAACTAGATAGTTACTAACTCATTAATGGCACTTAATCTGCTTACAGCCTGGAGAAATGAGCCAGGAGGTCTTGCCATTTCAAATAGGAACAACCCTGCTCCTCCAGGGTTTCAGAAGAGCCACTGTTGACGGCacggcagagcaagatggcagggTTGAGTGTGCAGCGGCTTTTCTCCGGGGTAGTGAGGCTCTCCGAGACTGGGGTATGGGAGAAAGAACAGGAGTCAGGGCTACCTGAATGTGATCCTGGCTCTTCTGCTTGACGTACTGGGTGACATTGGGCTACAACTGAGCCTCACTTTGCTCCTCTATAAAGTGGGGCAACAGCATCTACCACGGAGGGTTGAAGATTCACGGAGATCATGCTAAGACAGTTTGTTCCAAACTCAAAGGAAATCATttgcaaacaacagaaaaggTCAGAAACCGTATACCTGGCCAAGAGAGATCCCTTTCATGCTTTATTTGATGCTTAATGTTGTATTTTGGGTTTTCCCATTTACTGGATTTTGAGAatccattttatgttttcttattttaaaaggaatagtAATAGCTAgtacttattgagtgcctactactTACCATGTTCAAGGCTTTACATGATTATCTTCTTTGTTCCTCACAACCACTCTGAAGATGGgcttgttattcccattttataggtgaggaaaatAAGGCTTTAAAGCATTAAATAATTTCCACCAGATTATccagctagtaagtgacaaagcagaaaaccaaaccaagGACCTTATCCTCTAGGGGCTGAGAACTTTACTGCTAAGCCATATTGCTTGGGTTATGTCTTCCTCTTAGACTTCCGAAgtaatttgggaagctgaagtgacGCGTCCTTTCCCTGCTCAATCCTGCAAGCTTTTAAGAAGTTCGTTACCTTTTTTAGATGTGCAACACCGTAGTTTCTCTATAATGATCATAGAATTCCAGTGGAATGACCAATAAAAATTTTCCCTCCTGTCCtcagagtatttttttaatttattaatgcaAACACTTATTTAGCATTGACATTGTTACAGACCCCATTATAGGCTTTAGTAAAACAGAGGTGAGACAGGCATTCACACTATAGAGGGTGAGTCAATTGTGGTATGGCGTCTTCTTTACATGAGAGAGCTAGGGACAGAGTGCTGTGGGGACAGGAGCTGGAGCAGCGAGTGCTGCCTGGGACAGTGGGCAGTGGTGACAGAGGAGGAAAACTAAATCCGGCAGTCAGGATGGAGTTAAAGTGTACCAAGTGGACAAGAGCGGGAGAGGAGCGCTCAGGTGAACGGAACACCAAATCACTTGCAAGAGCTTATGTGTGTGTGGGTCAGTGGTATGTGTAGGGTTCTAATTCAGGCACCCCAGCTGAGTAATATCAGGGTGGAAATAGATGGCGTGATCCAAATAACCccttatgtgttttctttttttagaaactAATTTTCATTCTGTCGTGATTATACAGACTCGTTTTTCCTTCATCCAGGAAGTCCATGAAGACCCAGGGCAGGCCACCTTGAGCACCACACACCCTGAGGGGCCAGGGCCTGCCACCTCGGCTCCCGAGCCAGCCACGGCAGCCAGCAGCCAAGCCGAGAAAGCCATTCCCAGCAAGAGTCTGCTTGACTGGCTGAGGCAGCAGGCTGACTACTCTTTAGAAGTTCCTGGTTTTGGGGCAGTAAGTGTTTGTTGGTGCTGCCTAAGATCACTGTTTACTTCCTGCTGACTTGTTGCTATTTTTGATGAAAGCATGCTGAGGGAAACCAGAAAGTTGGGAGCTATTTGGGAGAAATCTGTCAGCTGACAACATCATGTTAAAggacttttgtttttaagtttaaattttgattaaattcTCCAGTAATAGAAATGATAGCCTATCTCAAAATACTATGCCAAAAAGTAGACATGCAAAATCCTAAGAGGACAGAACTTGTCCCCTGTCCCCACAAACATTGCCACACAGTATCATAAGCTCAGAGAGAAATCTTCAGGTTGCATAAACTTGGCCACCTATGAAAATGTTCCTTTGTATTCTTTTCAAGTTAATACATTACCATTTGTGGTGGTGGGGGACTGTCCTTAGTTTTATGGTTACTCTGCTTTGGGACATTCCCTTCAAATCGCCTTACTGCCTTTGTCCTAAGTCCCTCAGACTAGACATTTTTGGGAGAGGACTCTTGAGCACGAtgtcttttttggtttttctcttctcacttgTTCACCTACCCCACCACCGTCTTTGTCCTGGATGCACCTAACTATTAAGATACCTATGTAGAGAGTACACAAGAAGAGGAGAACACATTCACAGATGCGCACCCTCCAGAGACAGGCGAAACCAGCCAGGCAAGTAGCAGTGATGAGAGAATCCAAGGAAACGATCAAGAGGAAAAGGCCAGGGATTAACAGGGCCCTGGCAGCCTGGTGAATTGGCTCATGTGTTCTAATCTGGAGCGCCGGGGGCCCACACAGCCTGTTTTCCAGCTTACTGTAGGAACACTGGTGCTTCAGGAGAGAAAGCCTAGGTGAGGCCAGGTAGCTATTTCCTTTAGTTTAACCTGGCCAGCTCCTGTGCAGACAGCCATTGAAGAGAATAATAGCAAAACCAGTTGAAAAGCATCAGCCTCATCAGAACAATCTGGGATAGCGTGTTTTGTAATGTTGGTCTCCGTTTTCATCCTAGAATTTTTCAGACAAACCAAAGCAGAGGAGGCCACGCTGTAAAGAACCTGGAAAATTAGATGTCAGCTCTCTGAGTGGGGAAGAGAGGGTTCCTGCCGTCCCCAAGGAGCCAGGACTGAGGGTAAGGAAGAAGGCCACGTGAGTGTGGGGCCAGGAGGAGCATCCTGGTTGAGCCATACCTTATACACTTGAGAGAAAGCCCCAGCTGGGAAGGGGTTCGCTGGGAGACATCTTTCAAGAGGACTAGAAGCCAGCACAGGAAGTTGATTAGCAGCAAGAAATGGTGCTGTGGCATTTTTGAGCACTCTGTGACTCCCAGTGGTCATTTGTTTTCAACCCTTACCTCCAGAATTATTTGTTAAACCATTGCCAAAGCTtgggtttgtgttttgtttctcctGTGTGTAGAGTTGCAAGAGGAAAGAAATTTTAACCTTTGTTAGTGAACAAAATTCATTATTGGAAGTTTTCATTTCCTAATTTAGGTTTTTATGGCTACCGTTTAAGACATTTCTTGCTAGTCCGGCCTCACTGGCAATGAAAAACAGCTGACTCTAAGCACTACCCTTTTCCTATTATAGCATCATGAGACTGGAAGGGACTTCAAAGACTTCTGCAGAATACTTCTAGTGTAACGAATCCGAGTTAATTATAGTTTACAGATTAGTACAAATTTGGACTACAAAAGTCATAACCTCTAGGGGGCGGTAACAACATTTCAAGTTGAAAATGTGTTGAGCTTGGGCAAATTATACATAAATGTGCTTTTAACCTCCTAAAAGCACTTTCTGCCCGAATAGAGAGCTTCTGAAGATCCTCGTGGGGACTTTTGCCTTTCCCAGGTTGTTCCATAAACTGAAGCTTTCCTGAATGCCTTCTCTTAAGTACTCTGCCAGCTACCTCTTTCCTGGAGTAGGAATTCCCTTCTCGGTGGGATTGATtgaatgtgatttctttttatagctCCAAAAGACCGCCCACCCTAGTCATTTCCTCCTGGTGCAGAAAGAGGTTGGCATTTAATGTTCTCAGGGAACTTGTTCCAGAGTTTGTCACCTGGATTACTGCTGGTCTAGTAGCCCCACCAGTGGCCATTGCTCATCTCCATCTGCTACCACAGCCCCTTTGAGGGGGGACTTGGACCCTAGACAGTTTGTCACGTTGCAGAAGctgctctttttttcccctcttgctTTAGTCTCAGAAAATGTCCCTTCCACCCTTTTCTTAGGATTCTCCCCCCCACTTTCTTTCACCTGCAGCAGTATGAGTTGGTTCAcctttgtttgtgtcccctctgTCTTTCCTCGCCCCTTCACACTGCCTCCCACCTTCTCCTTTTGTCTCGGCGCACAGTGTCTCAGATACGCCATCAAGGGAAGACCTCCAATTCTTGCTTTGTTGTAGTCTCTGAGCTCTTGCTTTAGAGATGTGTCAGGAAGAGCCACGTAGTTCCCCCTTGGCTTGcttgtttctttctccatgtCTAACAGTTTCCCTCATGTTCCTTGGAAACTAATGTTCATCCCTCCCTACAGATGCTGACCCTTTGccagaaaacccatctctaagcTGTTCTTGCAAGCCAGCCTCTTCCCAGAGATGTGTTAGCCTCCTTTGTTAAATAAACACACTCCCTGCCTCGGAGGCCCTTTTCCTGCAGTAAGACAAGAACAAGACCTCAGGCAGCTCAGCCTTCCCAACAGGGGCACCCGTGTGTCTCCTGCAGCTCCTCTTGGAACAGGGCCTTCTAGGGTGCACTGTACTCTTTTTCTTTGCCATAGAtacttagtccattcaggctacCATAACAGAATACTGGGGGGCTTatgagcaacagaaatttattcctcacagttctggagacccaAATGTCCAAAGTCAAGGTACTGACaggtcaaggcactggcagattggGTGTCTGGTGAGGCCCCATACCACATCATCCAGACAGATGTCTTCTCACCATCACTTCTCATCCATCAAGTCCTACTGTCTCTCTTTAGAAATACCAGCTGGTGGCTGGGGTGACTCCTCCACAGGACGTGGTTACAGCTGCCCTCTCGTGGAGGAAGGGACAGCCAGCTCTCATAAGgtcactaattccattcatgaaggctcagCCCCTGTGACCTAATCACCACCCTAAACCCCCTGCGTCCTATTACCGTCACCTTGGGGCacaggatttcaacataggaatctGAAGGGACACACATTTGTAGCAGAAACCCTACCCCTGTTTTTAGAAATAGATTTAAATCTCACAAGGAATTCCTCCTCCCTTCATTCGAAGGCCCTTCTGCCATATGCGCTGTGGTTTGGATGGGTGGTGTCCACAGAATTATAGCACAGGCTACATGGAAGGTTGTGGGATTCAATTTTTAATGCCCAGTACCTAGTGGTTActcattaaatatatgtatacacacacatatacttaatatagtttatatatgtaagttacatatgtatatattggtTTTACCTATATGTGTATAGTTTTGGGGTTTTGCTGGGCCATTTGACAGTAAGTTGCAGACATGATATATCACCCCTAAATACTTTAGCATGCATCTCATAAAGAATGTTTTCCTGCataattattgctattattacatGTGCATATTAATAATACCTGTTATCTAGTCTATATTCAGATTCCACCAGTTATGCTAAAAATGTCTTTAGAGCTGGTTTCTGTTGTGTTCTGGTTTggttttaggatttttaaat
This DNA window, taken from Rhinopithecus roxellana isolate Shanxi Qingling unplaced genomic scaffold, ASM756505v1 contig5257, whole genome shotgun sequence, encodes the following:
- the LOC104678180 gene encoding chromodomain-helicase-DNA-binding protein 6, with the protein product ESSSDRGDGIFGEKKDDSRAAQDGSDPDKSPWPVSSALTARLRRLVTVYQRCNRKELCRPEILGPGSQGYWVQEEMFRRTSEMDLINKEAQKRWTRREQADFYRTVSSFGVVYDQEKKTFDWTQFRIISRLDKKSDESLEQYFYSFVAMCRNVCRLPTWKDGGPPDTTIYVEPITEERAARTLYRIELLRKVREQVLKCPQLHERLQLCRPSLYLPVWWECGKHDRDLLIGTAKHGLNRTDCYIMNDPQLSFLDAYRNYAQHKRSDTQAPGNLCCLYQTNSKLYESLTYTQMSRTSESLENEPENLVKVESRDDHLSLPDVTCENFISKVQDVISINHDESLLPESLESMMYGKKVLSQEPGSFRESPSTNTECRKDVITISISKDGNCQPGGHEAEIASGPTFMGSLEAGGVAQANIKNGKHLLMSISKEEELCFSEAGQRPESISQLEAKCLSSPSLNPGNESGFVDMCSLSVCDSKRNLSSDQQLIDLLENKSLESKLILSQNHSDEEEEEENEEENLAMAVGMEERPEVLHLTEPTIDILREKNQGFHADETKKGSLEVANQTPGLQRVFPPPAACQCHCKHMERWMHGLENDEFEIEKPKAYIPDLFKSKTNTIAMEGEATAVPSEPFKVKHELLKEPWKESAEGQKVFPTYPLEGSELKSEDMDFENKDEYDRDGNCHSQDYPGKYSEEESKSSTSGIAGDIGDELQEARAPTIAQLLQEKTLYSFSDWPKDRVIINRLDNICHVVLKGKWPSSQQYEPSGTLPAPVLTSGASSRTSLSEPEAAEHSFSSGAALAAQIQKESFLAPVFTKDEQKHRRPYEFEVERDAKARGLEQFSATHGHTPIILNGWHGESAMDLSCSSEGSPGATSPFPVSTSTPKIGAISSLQGALGMDLSGILQAGLIHPVTGQIVNGNLRRDDAATRRRRGRRKHVEGGMDLIFLKEQTLQAGILEVHEDPGQATLSTTHPEGPGPATSAPEPATAASSQAEKAIPSKSLLDWLRQQADYSLEVPGFGANFSDKPKQRRPRCKEPGKLDVSSLSGEERVPAVPKEPGLRGFLPENKFNHTLGEPVLRDTGPRRRGRRPRSELLKAPSIVADSPSGMGPLFMNGLIAGMDLVGLQNMRNMAGIPLTGLVGFPAGFATMPAGEEVKSTLSMLPMMLPGMAAVPQMFGVGGLLSPPMATTCTSTAPASLSSTTKSGTAVTEKTAGDKPSSHDVKTDTLAEDKPGPGPFSDQSEPAITTSSPVAFNPFLIPGVSPGLIYPSMFLSPGMGMALPAMQQARHSEIVGLESQKRKKKKTKGDNPNSHPEPAPSCEREPSSDENCAEPSALLPAEREHVAQAGEGALKDSNNDTN